The following proteins are encoded in a genomic region of Pungitius pungitius chromosome 17, fPunPun2.1, whole genome shotgun sequence:
- the clic1 gene encoding chloride intracellular channel protein 1 produces MSDANQPKVELFVKAGSDGQSIGNCPFSQRLFMVLWLKGVTFDVTTVDMKRKPDILKDLAPGAQPPFLLYGNEVKTDTNKIEEFLEDNLSPPKYPRLAARNPESNTAGMDVFSKFSAYVKNSNPQVNENLEKGLLKALKKLDDYLGCPLPDEIDENSADELTSSSRPFLDGQALTLADCNLLPKLHIVKVVCLKYRDFSIPQSLTNLWRYLNAAYAREEFSSTCPIDDEVHIAYSSVAKALK; encoded by the exons ATGAGCGACGCGAATCAGCCCAAAGTTGAACTTTTTGTCAAG GCCGGGAGCGATGGGCAGAGTATCGGCAACTGTCCTTTCTCCCAGCGTCTCTTCATGGTGCTGTGGCTGAAAGGAGTCACCTTTGATGTTACCACGGTGGATATGAAAAG GAAGCCGGACATCTTGAAGGACCTGGCCCCAGGAGCCCAGCCCCCCTTCCTGCTGTACGGCAACGAAGTGAAAACGGACACCAACAAGATCGAGGAGTTCCTGGAGGATAATCTCAGCCCTCCAAA GTATCCCCGTCTGGCTGCACGTAACCCGGAGTCCAACACGGCAGGAATGGATGTTTTCTCCAAATTCTCTGCTTATGTAAAGAACTCAAACCCTCAGGTCAACGAAA ATCTAGAGAAAGGTCTGCTGAAGGCTCTGAAGAAGCTCGATGACTACCTCGGCTGCCCGCTTCCTGACGAGATCGACGAGAATAGCGCCGATGAGCTCACTTCCTCGTCCCGCCCCTTCCTGGACGGCCAAGCGCTTACTCTGGCTGACTGCAACTTGCTGCCTAAGCTGCACATCGTGAAG GTGGTGTGTTTAAAGTACAGAGACTTCAGCATCCCTCAGTCCCTGACAAACCTCTGGAGGTACCTGAACGCAGCGTACGCCAGGGAGGaattttcctccacctgccctATTGATGACGAGGTCCACATCGCCTACTCCTCTGTAGCTAAAGCGCTCAAGTAG